From a region of the Gottschalkia purinilytica genome:
- a CDS encoding DEAD/DEAH box helicase family protein produces the protein MQYNFSFLKKHKLYDSFSGACIEAEKGLVVSYASTAILTRRALELAVKWVFSYDEELNAPYQDNLATLIHDYTFRSIIDVNLLPMLKYIQQLGNKAVHTSAPITREEAILALRNLFEFISWIDYCYSDELNTIDFDESILQDNEKQKKTRKELQDLYERLGSKDRKLEEVIKENEELRKKITAKRIENGQHRDFKVDEISEFKTRKMYIDLELQLAGWNIGTDCREEIEVQGMPNSSGVGFVDYVLYGDDGKPLAVIEAKKTSVDSRIGKQQAKLYADCLEKEHNIRPVIFYTNGFEYYLWDDVSYPERQVSGIYTKSELEWLIYKRKNKKSLKTTYIKNEITNRPYQKMAIQAVCDILEKGHRKALLVMATGSGKTRTAISIVDVLINKGWIKNILFLADRTALVRQAKKNFKNLLPELSLCNLLDNKDNPESRMIFSTYPTMMNAIDETKSKDGSKLFSSGHFDLIIIDESHRSIYKKYQAIFDYFDGILLGLTATPKSDIDKNTYEIFDLENNVPTYAYELGEAIKDGYLVPYHTIETKMKFMEEGIHYDDLSEEEKEHFEETFDDGVTDISGEALNSFLFNNNTIDTVLHTLMEQGIKVEGGDKLGKTIIFAKNKKHADFIVKRFNILYPKYNSGFIKTIYTDIKYVDTLIDDFSTKDKLPQIAVSVDMLDTGIDIPEIVNLVFFKKVRSKAKFWQMIGRGTRLCENLFGVEMNKDGFRIFDYCSNFEYFRENKMGKEAKLNKSLTEKLFNIKTEIIKELQRIEYQNKEYMSYRESLVDELIKFILQIDENRFDSRMKIKYIHKYNKKDAWNNITDKDIRDLEENITPLIPSIEDDELAKRFDYLMLTIEYSDLKGIVASKPKMKVITTAEKLSTKGTIATVKRQEHLITKVQTDEFWQEADIFEYEIVRKAFRDLIKFLDANVGTIYYTNFTDEVMEVKENEGEFNVNDLQSYRKKVNQYLKEHEDDLVVYKLRNNKPISEDDIKHLEKILWKELGTRDDYINEYGDEPLLRLASRIVGLDPTTANEAFSEFLSDETLNSNQMEFVKLVVDFIIDNGIIDKSIFNDQPFNKFGNVVTLFGDKLETAKSIMKKIDELNARIDIG, from the coding sequence ATGCAATATAACTTTAGTTTTTTAAAGAAACATAAATTATACGATAGCTTCTCGGGGGCTTGTATTGAGGCTGAAAAAGGTTTAGTTGTTTCATATGCATCTACAGCAATATTAACTCGTAGAGCTTTAGAATTAGCTGTCAAATGGGTTTTTAGTTATGACGAAGAGCTGAATGCTCCATATCAGGATAATTTAGCAACATTAATACATGACTACACTTTTAGAAGCATAATTGATGTTAATTTACTTCCTATGCTCAAGTACATTCAACAACTAGGGAATAAAGCAGTTCATACAAGTGCTCCTATTACTAGAGAAGAAGCTATTCTTGCTTTAAGAAATCTTTTTGAGTTTATATCGTGGATTGACTACTGTTATTCAGATGAATTAAATACAATTGATTTTGATGAAAGTATACTTCAAGATAATGAAAAACAGAAAAAGACACGTAAGGAACTTCAAGATTTATATGAACGTCTTGGTTCAAAAGATAGGAAGCTTGAAGAAGTTATTAAAGAAAATGAAGAGCTTAGAAAGAAAATTACTGCTAAGAGAATTGAAAATGGGCAACACCGTGACTTTAAAGTAGATGAGATAAGTGAATTTAAAACTCGTAAGATGTATATAGATTTAGAACTACAATTAGCAGGTTGGAATATTGGTACAGATTGTAGGGAAGAAATAGAAGTTCAAGGGATGCCTAATAGTTCAGGTGTAGGCTTTGTGGACTATGTTTTATATGGAGATGATGGAAAACCTCTTGCAGTTATAGAAGCTAAAAAAACTAGTGTTGACTCAAGGATTGGAAAGCAACAGGCAAAGCTCTATGCAGATTGTCTAGAAAAAGAACATAATATTAGACCTGTAATATTTTATACAAATGGATTTGAATACTATCTTTGGGATGATGTAAGCTATCCTGAGCGTCAAGTATCAGGCATTTATACAAAAAGTGAGTTAGAGTGGTTAATATACAAGCGTAAAAATAAGAAGTCTTTAAAAACGACATATATTAAAAATGAAATCACAAATAGACCATATCAAAAGATGGCAATACAAGCAGTTTGTGATATTTTAGAAAAAGGTCATAGAAAAGCACTATTAGTTATGGCAACAGGTTCAGGTAAGACACGTACAGCAATTTCAATTGTTGATGTGTTAATAAATAAAGGATGGATTAAGAATATTCTTTTCTTAGCAGATAGAACAGCTTTAGTGAGACAAGCTAAGAAGAATTTTAAAAATCTATTGCCTGAGTTATCATTATGCAATTTACTCGATAATAAGGATAATCCTGAAAGTAGAATGATATTTTCAACCTATCCAACTATGATGAATGCAATTGATGAAACTAAAAGTAAGGATGGTTCAAAGTTATTTAGTTCAGGTCATTTTGATTTAATTATTATAGATGAATCACATAGAAGTATTTACAAGAAGTATCAAGCTATATTTGATTATTTTGATGGAATATTGCTAGGGCTTACAGCGACACCAAAAAGTGATATTGATAAAAATACTTATGAGATATTTGACCTTGAAAATAATGTACCAACTTATGCGTATGAATTGGGTGAAGCAATTAAAGACGGATATCTCGTACCTTACCATACCATAGAAACAAAGATGAAATTCATGGAAGAAGGTATTCATTATGATGATTTAAGTGAAGAAGAAAAAGAACATTTTGAGGAAACTTTTGATGATGGAGTAACAGATATAAGCGGGGAAGCGTTAAATTCATTTTTATTTAATAATAATACTATTGATACTGTTTTACATACTTTGATGGAACAAGGCATTAAAGTTGAGGGGGGAGATAAACTAGGTAAAACTATTATCTTTGCTAAGAATAAAAAACATGCGGATTTTATCGTAAAACGTTTTAATATACTATATCCTAAGTATAACAGTGGATTTATAAAAACGATATATACAGATATTAAGTATGTTGATACTTTAATTGATGATTTTTCTACAAAAGATAAATTACCACAGATTGCTGTATCAGTAGATATGTTAGATACAGGGATAGATATACCAGAGATTGTAAATTTAGTATTTTTTAAAAAAGTTCGTTCAAAGGCCAAGTTTTGGCAAATGATAGGCCGTGGAACAAGACTTTGTGAAAATCTATTTGGGGTAGAAATGAATAAGGATGGCTTTAGGATATTTGATTATTGTTCTAACTTTGAGTATTTTAGAGAAAATAAGATGGGGAAAGAAGCAAAGCTTAATAAATCTTTAACTGAGAAGTTATTTAATATTAAAACGGAAATTATTAAAGAACTTCAAAGAATTGAATATCAGAATAAAGAATATATGTCATATAGAGAAAGTTTAGTTGATGAATTAATTAAATTTATTTTGCAAATTGATGAGAATAGGTTTGATAGTAGAATGAAAATTAAGTATATCCATAAATATAATAAAAAAGATGCATGGAATAATATTACTGACAAAGATATCCGTGATTTAGAAGAAAATATTACACCTCTTATACCTTCAATTGAAGATGATGAGTTGGCAAAGAGGTTTGACTATCTAATGCTTACTATAGAATATTCAGACCTTAAAGGTATAGTTGCTTCTAAACCAAAGATGAAAGTTATAACAACTGCTGAAAAATTATCCACTAAAGGTACTATTGCTACGGTGAAGCGTCAAGAACATCTAATTACAAAAGTTCAAACTGATGAATTTTGGCAAGAAGCAGATATATTTGAATATGAGATTGTAAGAAAAGCATTTAGAGATTTAATTAAGTTTCTTGATGCTAATGTAGGAACTATTTACTATACTAATTTTACAGATGAAGTAATGGAAGTCAAAGAAAATGAAGGTGAGTTTAATGTTAATGACTTGCAAAGTTATCGAAAAAAAGTAAATCAATATCTTAAAGAGCATGAAGATGATTTAGTTGTTTATAAACTTAGAAATAATAAACCAATATCCGAAGATGACATTAAACATCTTGAAAAAATATTATGGAAAGAGCTAGGAACAAGAGATGATTATATAAATGAATATGGAGATGAGCCATTGCTTCGGTTAGCATCAAGGATTGTAGGTCTTGACCCTACTACAGCAAATGAAGCATTTTCTGAATTCTTATCAGATGAAACGCTTAATTCAAATCAGATGGAATTTGTTAAGCTTGTTGTAGATTTCATTATTGATAATGGAATAATAGATAAATCTATCTTTAATGACCAACCATTTAATAAGTTTGGGAATGTAGTAACTCTATTTGGAGACAAGTTAGAAACTGCTAAAAGTATTATGAAAAAGATTGATGAGCTGAATGCTAGAATTGATATAGGATAA
- a CDS encoding DUF6602 domain-containing protein — MRYFDEFDEYIERLLLLQFEASEIINHNLTRGEIREDFLKEQVKKQFEHFHYHKGVICHNKYESDQIDVIVTQNTTRCRRLGEHSIVDIKDVEMIIEVKTCAKTSDFRKLNALAKELKELDSQYVPKVGMFCYSYEIKERNLLKKFSYRFDEDIQGYELDEKLYKEYEYIDFVLAMDKDKEKLGENKDFFIIKDITGDFMLFKDKPVSKYFFNLFSHI; from the coding sequence ATGAGATACTTTGATGAGTTTGATGAGTATATTGAAAGGTTGTTGTTGCTCCAATTTGAAGCATCTGAAATAATAAATCATAATTTGACTAGAGGTGAAATAAGAGAAGACTTTCTTAAGGAGCAGGTTAAAAAGCAATTTGAACATTTCCATTATCATAAAGGGGTCATTTGTCATAATAAATATGAATCAGATCAGATAGATGTAATAGTAACCCAAAATACTACTAGGTGTAGGAGGTTGGGTGAGCACTCTATAGTAGATATAAAAGATGTTGAAATGATTATTGAAGTAAAAACCTGTGCGAAGACAAGTGATTTTAGAAAGCTAAACGCGCTAGCAAAAGAATTAAAGGAACTAGATAGTCAATACGTTCCGAAAGTTGGAATGTTTTGTTATAGCTATGAAATAAAGGAGAGGAATTTACTGAAAAAATTTAGTTATCGCTTTGATGAAGATATTCAGGGATATGAACTAGATGAAAAACTGTATAAAGAGTATGAATATATAGATTTTGTTTTAGCAATGGATAAAGATAAAGAAAAGTTAGGAGAGAATAAGGATTTTTTCATCATAAAGGACATAACTGGGGATTTTATGTTGTTTAAAGATAAGCCAGTATCCAAGTATTTTTTTAATCTGTTCTCTCATATTTAA
- a CDS encoding restriction endonuclease subunit S, with product MDYITIKDGFSFLKKSKIKASEGKTSGLYPFYTSSNILSKYLDEYEIENEALIFGTGGNASIHYSKGLFSTSTDCFVIQSNNKYEIVLKYVYYFLSGNIYILENGFKGAGLKHISKKYLENIKIPLPPLQTQEKIVKVLDKAQELIDLRKKQIELLDELMISLLINDVGPKAEKYDEWEKVQIKDLALKKKSSIRTGPFGSDLLHSEFVSEGIYVLGIDNVVTNRFKWGKERYITEEKFEKLKRYRVYPDDVLISIMGTTGRSAVVPQNIPLAINSKHLACITPNKDLVNPYFLSLSIHSNPMILMQIELRNKGAIMNGLNLTIIKELNIKLPPIKLQNEFAYKIQKIEEQKELIQKSLFEMENNFNSLMQKAFKGDLFRGD from the coding sequence ATGGATTATATAACAATTAAAGATGGTTTTAGTTTCTTAAAAAAGTCTAAGATTAAGGCTAGTGAAGGAAAAACTTCTGGTTTATATCCTTTTTATACTTCAAGTAATATTTTATCAAAATATCTTGACGAATATGAAATTGAAAATGAAGCATTAATTTTTGGAACTGGTGGTAATGCAAGTATACATTATTCTAAAGGTTTATTTTCAACTTCTACAGACTGTTTTGTTATTCAATCAAATAATAAATATGAAATAGTACTTAAGTATGTTTATTACTTCCTAAGTGGAAATATATATATCCTTGAAAATGGTTTTAAAGGAGCAGGTTTAAAACATATATCAAAGAAGTATTTAGAAAATATTAAAATTCCATTACCACCACTCCAAACCCAAGAGAAAATCGTTAAAGTGTTAGATAAAGCACAAGAACTAATTGATTTAAGAAAGAAGCAAATTGAACTTCTTGATGAATTAATGATATCTTTATTAATTAATGATGTCGGTCCAAAGGCAGAAAAATATGATGAGTGGGAAAAAGTTCAGATAAAAGATTTAGCATTAAAAAAGAAAAGTAGCATAAGAACAGGACCTTTTGGAAGCGATTTGTTACATTCTGAATTTGTTTCTGAGGGTATATATGTTTTAGGTATTGACAATGTTGTAACAAATAGATTTAAATGGGGCAAAGAACGTTATATAACAGAAGAAAAATTCGAAAAGTTAAAACGATATAGAGTATATCCTGACGATGTATTAATATCTATAATGGGGACAACTGGTAGATCAGCAGTAGTGCCCCAAAATATACCATTGGCAATTAACTCAAAACATTTAGCTTGTATTACACCTAATAAAGACTTAGTTAATCCCTATTTTCTATCTTTATCAATACATTCAAATCCAATGATATTAATGCAAATTGAATTAAGAAATAAAGGAGCAATAATGAATGGACTTAATTTAACTATTATTAAAGAACTCAATATTAAGTTACCACCAATAAAACTCCAAAATGAATTTGCCTATAAAATTCAAAAAATAGAAGAGCAAAAAGAGCTAATCCAAAAATCACTTTTTGAAATGGAAAATAACTTCAACAGCTTAATGCAAAAAGCATTTAAGGGAGATTTGTTTAGGGGTGATTAA
- a CDS encoding type I restriction-modification system subunit M, with product MITGELRKKIDKVWEIFWTGGITNPLSVIEQFTYLLFIKGLDDKQNDLELNAELLGIEVDKIFADDQQELRWKNFKQLGANKMYDVVSKKVFPFIKNMDADKESAFSKYMDDAIFMIPTPQMLEKIVTNIDTLPMNDRDAKGDLYEYLLSKVATAGTNGQFRTPRHIIKMMVELMKPTPTDIIADPAAGSAGFLVAAGEYIQKNNKNLFNVQEIKKHYNEGMFYGFDMDRTMLRIGAMNMLLHGVESPNIQYRDSLSEQNKDEEKYTLVLANPPFKGSLDYESVSADLLKVTKTKKTELLFLALMLRMLKKGGRCATIVPDGVLFGSSGAHKSIRKEILENHHLHAIISMPSGVFKPYAGVSTAIMIFTKTGAGGTDKVWFYDMKADGFSLDDKRQPIEENDIDDIIKRYHSLENEVDRKRTEQSFLVSKDEIKDNDYDLSINRYKEIQYHEVEYDEPIQILANIRDLEDKILNLLDEIEGMVD from the coding sequence ATGATAACAGGAGAATTAAGAAAGAAAATTGATAAAGTCTGGGAGATATTTTGGACAGGTGGTATCACTAATCCACTATCTGTAATAGAGCAATTTACATATCTTCTTTTTATAAAGGGTTTAGATGATAAGCAAAATGATTTAGAGTTAAATGCAGAACTATTAGGTATTGAAGTTGATAAAATATTTGCTGATGACCAACAAGAACTTCGTTGGAAAAATTTTAAGCAACTTGGAGCCAATAAAATGTATGATGTAGTTTCTAAAAAGGTATTTCCTTTTATAAAGAACATGGATGCAGATAAAGAATCAGCATTTTCAAAATACATGGATGATGCTATCTTTATGATTCCAACACCACAAATGCTTGAAAAGATAGTAACAAATATTGATACATTACCTATGAATGACAGAGATGCTAAAGGTGATTTATATGAGTATTTATTATCAAAAGTAGCTACAGCAGGTACAAATGGTCAGTTTAGAACACCTAGACACATTATAAAAATGATGGTGGAGCTTATGAAGCCAACACCAACAGATATTATTGCTGACCCAGCAGCTGGTTCAGCAGGATTCTTAGTTGCAGCAGGTGAATACATTCAAAAGAACAATAAAAATCTATTTAATGTTCAAGAAATAAAAAAACATTACAATGAAGGTATGTTTTATGGTTTTGATATGGATAGAACAATGCTTCGTATAGGAGCAATGAATATGTTGCTCCATGGTGTTGAAAGCCCAAATATTCAATATAGAGATTCTTTATCTGAACAAAATAAAGATGAAGAAAAATATACACTTGTTCTAGCAAATCCACCATTTAAAGGTTCACTAGACTACGAATCTGTATCAGCAGATTTATTGAAAGTGACTAAAACAAAGAAGACAGAGCTATTGTTCTTAGCACTTATGCTACGTATGCTTAAAAAGGGTGGAAGATGTGCAACTATAGTACCTGATGGTGTATTATTTGGTAGTTCTGGGGCACATAAATCGATAAGAAAAGAGATTCTAGAAAATCATCATCTTCATGCAATTATATCAATGCCAAGTGGAGTATTTAAACCATATGCAGGAGTATCTACTGCAATTATGATATTTACAAAGACTGGCGCTGGTGGAACAGATAAAGTATGGTTCTATGATATGAAAGCAGATGGATTTTCCTTAGATGATAAACGTCAGCCAATTGAAGAAAATGATATTGATGATATTATTAAGAGATATCATTCGCTTGAAAATGAAGTTGACAGAAAGAGAACGGAGCAATCATTTTTAGTTTCTAAAGATGAGATTAAAGATAATGACTATGATCTTTCGATTAATAGATATAAAGAGATTCAATATCATGAAGTTGAGTATGATGAGCCAATTCAAATACTTGCAAATATTAGAGATTTAGAAGATAAAATATTAAATCTACTAGATGAAATCGAAGGGATGGTAGATTAA
- a CDS encoding TIGR04540 family protein has protein sequence MEVKKFYKTQGEVINVINILIEAYWNDEINEDLMIEKITDLYKSTPSKIVKNDNFITIIKQQCCKRRLEIVGRILD, from the coding sequence ATGGAGGTTAAAAAATTTTATAAAACTCAGGGGGAAGTTATCAATGTAATCAATATTCTAATTGAGGCTTATTGGAATGATGAAATAAATGAGGATTTGATGATTGAAAAAATAACAGATTTATATAAAAGTACTCCATCAAAGATAGTTAAAAATGATAATTTTATAACGATTATTAAACAGCAATGTTGTAAGAGAAGGTTAGAAATAGTAGGTAGAATATTAGATTAA
- a CDS encoding IS3 family transposase encodes MIEIIEEYICYYNNNRIQLKLNIKQNKLLSIKYRE; translated from the coding sequence ATCATTGAGATTATAGAAGAATACATATGTTATTATAACAATAATAGAATACAATTAAAACTAAATATAAAACAAAATAAATTGCTCTCAATAAAATATCGGGAGTAA
- a CDS encoding TIGR03905 family TSCPD domain-containing protein, translated as MKYVTSGVCSKEISFEIKDNKIKNISFLGGCNGNLQGLASLAEGRDVDEVIEKLKNIKCGHKLTSCPDQLSKALEEYKSTK; from the coding sequence TTGAAATATGTCACAAGTGGTGTTTGTTCAAAAGAAATTTCTTTTGAAATTAAAGATAATAAAATTAAAAATATTTCATTTTTAGGTGGATGTAATGGTAATCTTCAAGGGCTTGCAAGCTTAGCAGAAGGTAGAGATGTTGATGAAGTAATCGAAAAGCTTAAAAACATAAAATGTGGACATAAACTAACATCTTGTCCTGATCAGCTGTCCAAAGCATTAGAAGAATATAAGTCTACAAAATAA
- a CDS encoding capping complex subunit for YIEGIA, whose amino-acid sequence MKESSTRSILAIVTVDEKLIIDAGVPTILAKNKEEQEEIASQLGRTLAGNVYGLTNGIIIITQE is encoded by the coding sequence ATGAAAGAGAGTTCAACTAGAAGTATATTGGCAATAGTTACTGTAGATGAGAAGTTAATAATAGATGCTGGAGTACCCACGATACTAGCAAAAAACAAAGAAGAACAAGAAGAAATAGCGTCACAACTTGGAAGAACACTAGCAGGTAATGTATATGGACTTACTAACGGAATTATAATTATTACTCAAGAGTAA
- a CDS encoding YIEGIA domain-containing protein: MQEKGLLDLTIVLYILSGTTVGFVGRWLMLKSDIRQYPTYPNGYLIHLTTGFIASAIGAVAYPALLSKNYVAVTFLAIAIQQFRDIRKMEKESLTSMEKENYFPRGESYIDGIAKTFEARNYIVMISSLITTISIFLLREYIKNKFIIIGVSSVIGLTIIKLLRDYTKGHTIRDIADIEEATIEFRDKDNLYVGDIYVMNIGLSETRERIIENGIGIILKPKGENEKVILNHRGQRTAIIHECTRILGLERYVSTRKNFDNGEVALLIVPIIKDIELLKEIVRNVPILETLKKKEN, translated from the coding sequence ATGCAAGAAAAAGGACTGTTAGACTTAACTATAGTTTTATATATATTATCTGGTACTACAGTAGGATTTGTAGGAAGATGGTTGATGCTAAAGTCGGATATTAGACAATATCCAACATATCCAAATGGATATCTAATACACCTTACAACGGGATTTATAGCATCTGCTATAGGTGCAGTAGCATATCCGGCATTACTTTCTAAAAATTATGTAGCAGTAACATTTTTAGCTATAGCAATACAACAATTTAGAGATATTCGTAAAATGGAGAAAGAAAGCCTAACGTCAATGGAAAAAGAAAACTACTTTCCTAGGGGAGAATCTTATATTGATGGAATAGCGAAAACTTTCGAAGCAAGAAATTATATAGTTATGATTTCATCATTAATTACTACTATAAGTATATTTTTATTAAGAGAATATATAAAAAATAAGTTCATTATAATAGGAGTATCTTCTGTAATCGGGCTAACAATTATTAAATTACTTAGAGACTATACAAAAGGACATACAATAAGAGATATTGCTGATATAGAAGAAGCAACTATAGAATTTAGAGATAAAGATAACTTATATGTAGGAGATATATATGTTATGAATATTGGATTATCTGAAACAAGAGAAAGAATAATTGAAAATGGTATAGGAATTATATTAAAGCCAAAAGGTGAGAATGAAAAAGTAATATTAAATCATAGAGGACAAAGAACAGCTATAATACATGAATGCACAAGAATACTAGGATTGGAAAGATATGTTTCAACACGAAAAAATTTTGATAATGGTGAAGTTGCTTTATTAATTGTTCCTATAATAAAAGATATTGAATTATTAAAAGAAATTGTAAGGAACGTGCCTATATTAGAGACATTAAAGAAAAAAGAAAATTAG
- a CDS encoding metal-dependent hydrolase, with translation MKIQYLSHSSFIIENKDFKAIIDPFISGNPTCPIRIEDLKDLTHIFLTHAHGDHFGDTIEIAKKFNCTVICNFEIGHYLSNKGINNHTMHIGGRFSFEFGRVKMTPALHGSSIFEGENIIYGGNPCGFLIEINNKIIYHAGDTGLTMDMKLLEDENVDLALIPIGGNFTMDINDAVKAIEFIKPKAAIPMHFNTFDIIQANPDELKNKVKDTKIKILQYGEIIELK, from the coding sequence GTGAAAATACAGTATTTGAGTCATTCATCTTTTATAATAGAAAACAAAGACTTTAAAGCTATAATAGATCCATTTATATCAGGTAATCCGACATGTCCTATAAGAATTGAAGATTTAAAGGATTTAACACATATATTTTTAACTCATGCTCATGGAGATCATTTTGGAGATACTATCGAAATAGCTAAAAAGTTCAATTGTACTGTTATATGTAACTTTGAAATAGGACATTACTTATCCAACAAGGGAATAAATAATCATACAATGCATATTGGTGGTAGATTTAGCTTTGAATTTGGTCGAGTAAAAATGACACCAGCATTACATGGATCTAGTATATTTGAAGGAGAAAATATAATTTATGGTGGAAATCCTTGTGGATTTTTAATTGAGATAAATAACAAGATAATATATCATGCAGGAGATACAGGTTTAACTATGGATATGAAGCTATTAGAAGATGAGAATGTAGATTTAGCTTTAATCCCTATAGGTGGTAATTTTACTATGGATATAAATGATGCAGTCAAAGCTATAGAGTTTATAAAGCCCAAAGCTGCTATACCGATGCACTTTAATACTTTTGATATTATACAAGCCAATCCAGATGAGTTAAAAAATAAAGTAAAAGATACAAAAATTAAAATATTACAATATGGAGAAATAATAGAATTAAAATAG
- the deoC gene encoding deoxyribose-phosphate aldolase, producing MNNVASMIDHTILKSNTTKETIKKVCEEAKMYKFASVCVNPYYVKLAKQELEETDVKVTSVIGFPLGSSLKEVKAFETKKAIEDGADELDMVINIGALKDKDYDVVKDDILAVVTEAKDKALVKVIIETCLLTDEEKVKACKIAKECGADFVKTSTGFSTGGAKISDVKLMRETVGTDIGVKASGGIKNLDIASEMIRSGANRLGASSSVDIVKGSRDSSNNGY from the coding sequence ATGAATAATGTTGCTTCAATGATAGATCATACAATTTTAAAGTCAAATACAACTAAGGAAACAATAAAAAAAGTATGTGAAGAAGCTAAAATGTATAAATTTGCTTCAGTATGTGTGAATCCTTATTATGTAAAGTTAGCTAAACAAGAGTTAGAAGAAACAGATGTTAAAGTAACGTCTGTTATAGGTTTTCCACTTGGAAGTTCATTAAAGGAAGTTAAGGCTTTTGAGACTAAAAAAGCGATAGAAGACGGTGCTGATGAGTTAGACATGGTTATAAATATAGGCGCATTGAAAGATAAGGATTATGATGTAGTTAAGGATGATATCTTAGCAGTAGTAACTGAAGCTAAAGACAAAGCATTAGTAAAAGTAATAATAGAAACATGTTTACTAACAGATGAAGAAAAAGTGAAGGCTTGTAAGATAGCTAAAGAATGTGGAGCAGACTTTGTTAAAACATCAACAGGATTTAGCACTGGTGGAGCTAAAATATCAGATGTTAAATTAATGAGAGAGACTGTTGGAACTGATATAGGAGTTAAAGCATCAGGTGGAATAAAAAATTTAGATATTGCTAGTGAAATGATCCGCTCAGGAGCAAATAGATTAGGGGCAAGTTCATCAGTAGATATAGTAAAAGGTTCAAGGGATTCTAGTAATAACGGGTATTGA
- the pduL gene encoding phosphate propanoyltransferase: protein MKKELPIALSNRHIHLSKDHIEKLFGKGYELKKFKDLSQPDQYACEEKVDLVGEKNVIKGVRILGPARNHTQVEVSFADARILGINPPVRDSGDLDGSPGIKIVGPAGEVEIEKGVIAAARHIHLHTDDAERFGLKDKDRVKVRVGGERGLIFENVLARVSPKYALEMHVDIEEGNAAGAKNGQLVEIVD, encoded by the coding sequence ATGAAAAAAGAACTACCAATTGCTTTATCGAATAGGCATATACATTTAAGCAAAGACCACATTGAAAAGTTATTTGGTAAGGGATATGAACTTAAAAAGTTCAAAGACTTGTCACAGCCAGATCAGTATGCTTGTGAAGAAAAAGTAGATTTAGTAGGGGAAAAGAATGTCATAAAGGGAGTAAGAATTTTAGGACCAGCCAGAAATCACACCCAAGTAGAAGTGTCATTTGCAGATGCACGTATCTTAGGAATAAACCCACCAGTTAGAGATTCAGGAGATTTAGATGGAAGTCCAGGTATAAAAATAGTAGGACCAGCAGGAGAAGTAGAAATAGAAAAAGGGGTAATAGCTGCAGCTAGACATATTCACTTACACACAGATGATGCAGAAAGATTTGGATTAAAAGATAAAGATAGAGTAAAAGTGAGAGTAGGTGGAGAAAGAGGTCTAATATTTGAGAATGTATTAGCAAGAGTTTCACCTAAATATGCTCTTGAAATGCATGTAGATATAGAAGAAGGTAATGCTGCAGGTGCTAAAAACGGGCAGTTAGTAGAAATAGTAGATTAA